The following proteins are encoded in a genomic region of Gloeocapsa sp. DLM2.Bin57:
- a CDS encoding serine/threonine protein kinase: protein MSFCLNPACAKPDNPDTNKFCHGCGSKLAESSQSYDFDHYRIIKLLGEGGFGRTYLAEDTELFNKKVVIKKLLSSEGNNPKILELFTREAEQLSKLSHPQIPQVYRYFSKDNNFYLIQEFIPGENLLTEVERLGNFNETQIREILLQILAVLEYIQSQDILHRDIKPENIMRRRSDNQLMLIDFGAVRVKTTTDPSVLTSIYTPGYASREQMNARPVKASDIYSLGVTCIRLLTGCFPTGTTDLIYDDYESRWTWKEYLQQKNITIDNKLAEIIDKMVEESLKKRYQDAREVREDLLATIGSQSQLSTPVIMKQKERILTGHSGWLSWVNSVNYSPDGHFLASGSNDNTIKIWSIATGEEIRTLIGHSSSVKSVVYSPDGNYLASGSSDKTIKIWEVETGKLICTLTGHSGWVNSVNYSPDSRYLASCSSDKTIRIWSIATGEEIRTLIGHSS from the coding sequence ATGTCTTTTTGTCTGAATCCCGCTTGTGCAAAACCAGACAACCCTGATACCAATAAATTCTGTCATGGTTGTGGTAGCAAATTAGCCGAAAGTAGCCAGAGTTATGACTTTGACCATTATCGCATCATTAAACTACTCGGAGAGGGAGGATTTGGACGTACTTATCTAGCTGAAGATACAGAATTATTCAATAAGAAAGTGGTTATTAAAAAACTACTCAGTAGTGAAGGTAATAACCCTAAAATCCTCGAACTGTTTACTAGAGAAGCAGAACAACTATCTAAACTCTCTCATCCACAGATTCCCCAAGTCTATCGTTACTTTAGCAAAGATAATAACTTTTACCTGATTCAAGAATTTATCCCAGGAGAAAACCTCCTCACAGAAGTTGAACGTTTAGGGAATTTTAACGAAACCCAAATCAGGGAAATACTCCTGCAAATATTAGCAGTTTTAGAATACATCCAAAGTCAAGATATTCTTCACCGCGACATCAAACCAGAAAACATTATGCGTCGTCGTAGTGATAACCAATTAATGTTAATCGATTTTGGAGCAGTCAGAGTCAAAACCACCACAGATCCAAGTGTGTTAACCTCTATCTATACTCCTGGTTATGCGTCTCGTGAACAAATGAACGCCAGACCAGTTAAAGCCAGTGACATCTATAGTTTAGGGGTAACTTGTATTCGCTTACTAACAGGTTGTTTCCCCACAGGTACAACAGATTTAATCTACGATGACTATGAAAGTAGATGGACATGGAAAGAATATCTTCAACAAAAAAATATTACCATAGATAATAAACTAGCAGAAATTATCGATAAAATGGTAGAAGAATCCCTCAAGAAGCGTTATCAAGACGCGAGGGAAGTTAGAGAAGATTTATTAGCAACAATAGGTAGTCAATCCCAACTCTCCACACCTGTAATAATGAAACAAAAAGAAAGAATTCTTACAGGTCATTCTGGTTGGCTCAGTTGGGTTAACTCAGTAAATTATAGTCCTGATGGGCACTTTTTAGCTAGTGGTAGTAATGATAATACTATCAAAATTTGGTCTATAGCAACAGGAGAAGAAATACGTACCCTAATAGGTCATTCTAGTTCTGTTAAATCAGTAGTATATAGTCCCGACGGTAACTATTTAGCTAGTGGTAGTAGTGATAAAACTATCAAAATTTGGGAAGTAGAAACGGGAAAATTAATATGTACCTTAACGGGTCATTCTGGTTGGGTTAACTCAGTAAATTATAGTCCCGACAGTCGCTATTTAGCTAGTTGTAGTAGTGATAAAACTATCAGAATTTGGTCTATAGCAACAGGAGAAGAAATACGTACCCTAATAGGTCATTCTAGT